In Pyricularia oryzae 70-15 chromosome 2, whole genome shotgun sequence, one genomic interval encodes:
- a CDS encoding elongation factor G, which yields MRTYKPVAAIIDRSLLGARSAAPRRLFSVEGSLRTARPVSSLQSATRLGHERRWFSESSRLRNLSAAQQALKAAQDAAKNLTAETVAKSMTDAEKMKLARVRNIGIAAHIDSGKTTCTERVLFYTGRIKAIHEVRGKDAVGAKMDSMELERERGITIQSAATFADWTKKENGEDATYHLNLIDTPGHIDFTIEVERALRVLDGAVLVLCAVSGVQSQTITVDRQMKRYDIPRISFVNKMDRMGANPFKAVEQINKKLKIPAAAVQVPIGAEKDFEGVVDLIHMKTIRTEGARGTNVKVSSQIPDDVKELAEEKRQELIEKLADVDDEIAEIFLEEQTPTPEQIKAAIRRATIARKFTPVLMGSALADKCIQPMLDAVCDYLPNPSEVENVALDRTKGEAPTALIPYDALPFVGLAFKLEENPFGQLTYIRVYQGSLKKGMYLFNSRNNKKIRIPRIVRMHSNEMEDVNEIGAGEICAVFGVDCASGDTFTDGNLPYTMSTMFVPDAVMSLSIKPKRSSDADNFSKAMNRFQREDPTFRLHVDEESEETIISGMGELHLEVYVERLRREYRCECETGQPRVAYRETITRRADYDFLLKRQSGGPGDYARVVGYIEPNDKSAEENFFEARVVGGNIPDKFLSACGKGFEEAARKGPLLGHRVIGTTMIVNDGATHVTDSSDYAFNLATQMAFRKAFVDAGGQVLEPLMKTTITAPNEFQGSVLMLMNKRGTVIDTEIGPDDFTLIADCSLNAMFGFSSHLRAATQGKGEFNMEFSHYAAAPPHLQKELVAKYQKELDSKRTK from the exons ATGAGGACGTATAAGCCGGTTGCGGCCATAATCGACCGGAGCTTGCTCGGCGCCCGGTCTGCAGCACCTCGCCGGCTGTTCAGTGTAGAGGGCAGCTTGAGGACGGCGCGCCCTGTTTCTTCCCTCCAAAGTGCTACGCGTTTGGGCCACGAGAGGAGATGGTTCAGTGAAAGCTCGAGGTTACGTAACTTGAGCGCTGCGCAGCAGGC ACTAAAAGCAGCCCAGGATGCCGCCAAAAACCTCACGGCCGAGACGGTGGCGAAGAGCATGACCGATGCGGAAAAGATGAAGCTGGCACGAGTGCGGAACATTGGCATTGCG GCCCACATCGACAGCGGCAAGACAACATGTACCGAGCGTGTGCTTTTCTACACGGGACGTATCAAGGCCATACACGAAGTTCGAGGCAAAGATGCTGTGGGCGCCAAGATGGACTCCATGGAGCTCGAGAGGGAGCGAGGAATCACCATTCAGTCCGCGGCTACTTTTGCGGACTGGACCAAGAAGGAGAACGGCGAGGACGCCACCTACCACCTTAACTTGATTGACACACCAGGACACATTGACTTCACCATTGAGGTCGAGCGGGCTCTCCGAGTCCTCGATGGTGCCGTCTTGGTTCTGTGTGCGGTCTCAGGTGTCCAGTCCCAGACCATCACCGTCGATCGCCAGATGAAGCGCTATGATATTCCTCGCATCAGCTTTGTCAACAAGATGGACCGCATGGGTGCCAACCCATTTAAGGCCGTCGAGCAGATTAACAAGAAGCTCAAGATTCCCGCCGCTGCCGTTCAGGTGCCTATCGGTGCCGAGAAGGACTTCGAGGGAGTTGTTGACCTGATCCACATGAAGACGATCCGCACTGAGGGTGCCAGGGGCACAAACGTCAAAGTTTCTAGCCAGATCCCAGATGATGTCAAGGAACTGGCTGAGGAGAAAAGGCAGGAGCTCATTGAGAAGCTTGCGGATGTCGACGACGAGATTGCTGAGATCTTCCTCGAGGAGCAGACCCCCACTCCTGAACAGATCAAGGCTGCTATCAGGAGGGCGACCATTGCACGAAAGTTTACCCCAGTGTTGATGGGTTCCGCTCTCGCGGACAAGTGCATTCAACCCATGCTTGATGCCGTCTGTGACTACCTGCCAAACCCATCTGAGGTCGAGAACGTGGCCCTGGACCGCACCAAGGGCGAGGCTCCCACCGCGCTTATCCCCTACGATGCGCTGCCGTTTGTCGGCCTTGCGTTCAAGCTCGAAGAGAACCCGTTTGGTCAGCTTACCTACATCCGGGTTTACCAAGGCTCGCTCAAGAAGGGCATGTACCTTTTCAACTCTCGCAACAACAAGAAGATCCGCATTCCCCGAATCGTGCGTATGCACTCGAACGAGATGGAGGATGTTAACGAGATCGGTGCCGGTGAAATTTGCGCCGTGTTCGGTGTCGACTGTGCCTCTGGTGACACCTTCACCGACGGCAACCTGCCTTACACCATGTCCACCATGTTCGTGCCCGACGCTGTCATGTCTCTGTCCATCAAGCCCAAGCGTAGTAGCGACGCCGATAACTTTTCAAAGGCCATGAACCGCTTCCAGCGTGAGGATCCCACCTTCCGTCTGCACGTCGACGAGGAATCGGAGGAGACCATCATTTCTGGTATGGGTGAGTTGCACCTCGAGGTCTACGTCGAGCGCCTGCGTCGTGAATACAGGTGCGAGTGCGAGACTGGCCAGCCGCGCGTTGCTTACCGCGAGACCATCACCCGCCGGGCCGACTATGACTTCCTTCTCAAGCGCCAGAGCGGTGGCCCTGGTGACTATGCTCGTGTTGTCGGTTATATTGAGCCCAACGACAAGAGCGCTGAGGAGAACTTCTTCGAGGCCCGCGTTGTTGGTGGCAACATTCCCGACAAGTTCCTCAGCGCTTGCGGCAAAGGCTTCGAGGAAGCCGCACGCAAGGGTCCTCTCCTGGGCCACAGGGTCATCGGCACAACTATGATCGTCAACGATGGAGCTACCCACGTTACCGACTCTTCCGATTATGCCTTCAACCTGGCCACCCAGATGGCTTTCCGCAAGGCGTTCGTTGACGCCGGCGGCCAGGTCCTGGAGCCGCTGATGAAGACCACCATTACTGCGCCCAACGAGTTCCAGGGTTCGGTGCTCATGCTGATGAACAAGCGCGGTACGGTCATCGACACTGAGATTGGTCCCGATGACTTCACTCTCATTGCCGACTGTTCCCTGAACGCCATGTTCGGCTTTTCCTCGCACCTCCGCGCCGCTACCCAGGGTAAGGGCGAGTTTAACATGGAGTTCAGCCACTACGCCGCGGCGCCTCCACACCTTCA GAAGGAGCTTGTCGCCAAATACCAAAAAGAACTCGACTCCAAGCGAACAAAATAA
- a CDS encoding homoisocitrate dehydrogenase yields MATARALRIGLIAGDGIGKDVVPAGRRVLEALPASLGLRFSFVDLQAGFQTFEETGSALPDRTVETLKGECDGALFGAVSSPTKPVKGYSSPIVGLRKKLDLYANVRPVKTVVSAPRPIDMVIVRENTEDLYVKDERTFDAPDGSGPVAEAIKRISYRASHRIASMAGEIALRRQKIRAAGAPSIHSSPLVTITHKSNVLSQTDGLFRSTAKEALADPKYAGSVAVEEQIVDSMVYKLFRQPEDYDVIVAPNLYGDILSDGAAALVGSLGLVPSANVGDGFVMGEPCHGSAPDIMGKNIANPIATLRSAALMLEFLNEEEAAAKIYAAVDANLVEGKVLSPDLGGKATTDQVLEDILRRL; encoded by the exons ATGGCAACAGCTCGTGCTCTCAGAATTGGGCT CATAGCCGGTGATGGCATAGGCAAAGATGTCGTCCCCGCTGGGCGTCGTGTTCTCGAAGCCCTGCCGGCGTCGCTTGGCCTGAGGTTCTCCTTCGTCGATCTGCAAGCTGGCTTCCAGACGTTTGAAGAGACGGGAAGCGCCCTCCCCGACCGGACCGTTGAGACCCTCAAGGGCGAGTGCGACGGAGCCCTCTTTGGCGCCGTCAGCTCTCCGACCAAGCCCGTCAAGGGCTACAGCTCGCCCATCGTCGGCCTCCGCAAGAAGCTCGACCTGTACGCCAACGTCCGACCGGTCAAGACGGTGGTGTCTGCCCCGCGGCCCATCGACATGGTGATCGTCCGCGAGAACACCGAGGACCTGTATGTCAAGGACGAGCGCACCTTTGATGCCCCCGACGGCTCCGGTCCcgtcgccgaggccatcaagCGCATCTCGTACCGCGCATCGCACCGCATCGCGTCCATGGCCGGCGAGATCGCCCTGCGTAGGCAAAAGATCCGCGCTGCGGGCGCGCCCAGCATTCACTCGTCGCCGCTCGTGACCATCACCCACAAGTCCAACGTCCTGTCCCAGACCGACGGACTCTTCCGCTCCACTGCCAAGGAGGCTCTGGCTGACCCCAAGTACGCCGGCTCCGTCGCCGTCGAGGAGCAGATCGTCGACAGCATGGTCTACAAGCTATTCCGCCAGCCTGAGGACTACGACGTCATTGTCGCCCCCAACCTGTACGGCGACATCCTGTCCGATGGTGCCGCCGCGCTCGTGGGCTCTTTGGGGCTGGTCCCTAGCGCCAATGTCGGCGACGGCTTCGTCATGGGTGAGCCCTGCCACGGCAGTGCCCCTGACATCATGGGCAAGAACATTGCCAACCCCATCGCCACCCTGCGCAGCGCTGCTCTGATGCTCGAGTTCTTgaacgaggaggaggccgcTGCCAAGATCTACGCTGCTGTGGACGCCAACTTGGTGGAGGGCAAGGTTCTGAGCCCTGACTTGGGCGGCAAGGCCACCACCGACCAGGTTCTTGAGGACATTCTGAGGAGGTTGTAA
- a CDS encoding minor allergen Alt a 7: protein MAPKIAIVYYSMYGHIKQLAEAEKAGIEKAGGTADLFQIEETLPEEVLSKMGAPAKPTDVKVLSDPSTLEAYDAFLFGIPTRYGNFPGQWKAFIDKTGKQWAAGGFYGKYAGIFISTASQGGGQESTAIAAMSTFAHHGIIYVPLGYTKCFGIQTDLSEARGGSPWGAGTFAGGDGSRQPSEKELELARIQGEEFYNHVSKATN from the exons ATGGCTCCCAAGATCGCCATCGTCTAC TACTCCATGTACGGCCACATTAAGCAGCTGGCCGAAGCTGAGAAGGCTGGTATTGAGAAGGCCGGTGGCACTGCCGACCTGTTCCA GATTGAGGAGACTCTCCCGGAGGAGGTCCTCTCCAAGATGGGGGCTCCCGCAAAGCCCACCGACGTTAAGGTCCTCAGCGAT CCCTCAACTCTTGAGGCATACGATGCTTTCCTCTTTGGCATCCCCACCCGTTATGGAAACTTCCCCGGACA ATGGAAGGCCTTCATCGACAAGACCGGCAAGCAGTGGGCTGCGGGTGGCTTCTACGGCAAGTACGCCGGTATCTTCATCTCCACCGCCTCGCAGGGTGGCGGTCAAGAGTCAACGGCTATCGCTGCCATGTCGACCTTTGCCCACCACGGCATCATCTACGTCCCCCTGGGATACACCAAGTGCTTCGGCATTCAGACCGACCTGAGCGAGGCTCGCGGAGGATCCCCGTGGGGAGCCGGCACTTTTGCGGGCGGCGACGGATCGAGGCAGCCCTCGGAGAAGGAGCTCGAGCTCGCCAGGATCCAGGGCGAGGAGTTCTACAACCACGTGTCCAAGGCTACCAACTGA